TCGGTTCCGACGACGTGGCCGCCGCCCCGTCGTTCGCGGCGGACGCTGCCGGCCACTCGTCGCCCGCGACGGACCCGAACGCCGGCGGCGACGACACCGACTCGTCCGACGAGTCCGTCGAGTTCGACGACGACTCGGGGATCGCGATCGACATCGCGGGGAGCACGGCGGCCGCCGATGAGTCGAACCCGGAGCCGGGGGCGGCGGACGCCGGAGACGCCGAGGACGATACCGCGGACGCCGACGCCTCGGTCGACGGCGCCGACGTGGAGGACGTCGCGTCCGGCGACGCCGACCCGACAGGGGACCCGGCCTCGACCGGCCAGCCCCGCGAGGAACCGCCGCACTTCCGGAAGGTGATGCGCTTTCTCAACAACCGCGAGTTCCCCATCGCACGCGCCGAGGTGGCGGAGTTCGCGGCCGGCGCCTACGATCTGGAGGACGAGGAGGTCCGCGAGATCTTCGAGTACGCGATCGAACGCGGGATCCTCGCCGAGGAGAACGGCCAGTTGGTGAAGGGCTGACGGGCGTCGGCGGGGCGACCCGCCGCCCCGATTACAGGTCGCCCTTCGTGCTCGGCGTGTCGCTGCGGCGCTCGTCCAGCCGGGTCGCGTCGTCCAACGCCCGGGCGAGCGCCTTGAACAGCGCCTCGACCTCGTGGTGGGCGTTGACGCCGCGATCGACCTCGACGTGCAGCGTGAGGCCGGCGTTCATCGCCAGCGAGTACGCGAAGTGCCGGGCCATGTCGCTGGTCAGCTCGCCGACCTCGTCCTGGGAGAACTCGCCCGAGAATTCGAAGTACGGCCGGCCGCTCACGTCGACGACGACGCCGGCGACAGCCTCGTCCAGCGGGACCCGGCGGTCGGCGTAGCGGCGGATGCCGCGCTTGTCACCCAGCGCCTCCGCGAACGCCTCGCCCAGCGCGATCCCCACGTCCTCGACGGTGTGGTGGTCGTCGATGTGCGTGTCGCCGTCGCAGCGGACGGTCAGGTCGAACAGCCCGTGCTTGGCGAACGCCGTCAGCATGTGGTCGAAGAAGCCGACGCCCGTGTCGACCTCGCCGTCGCCGTTGCCGTCGATCGCGAGCGTGAGGTCGATGTCCGTCTCGGCCGTCTCCCGACTCACGGCCGCCGTGCGATCGCTCATGGCCGAGGCGTCGGCACGCCCGGCCAAGACGGTTCCGGCTTCGGCGGCCGCGTGGCGCGCCCGTCCCCGCACTCGCACCCGCACCCACTTGCGCCGTCCCCGCACTCGTGTCCACACTCGCACCCGTACCCACACCCGACGGCCGGCGGTTGTCGGCCGGTCGTCCGACGGCCGTTCGACGGGGATTCAAGTCGCCCCGAGTGTGATAATAACACGCATGGACGACGTGCTCCCGGCCGCGATCGCGT
This genomic stretch from Halobaculum roseum harbors:
- the hisB gene encoding imidazoleglycerol-phosphate dehydratase HisB; protein product: MSDRTAAVSRETAETDIDLTLAIDGNGDGEVDTGVGFFDHMLTAFAKHGLFDLTVRCDGDTHIDDHHTVEDVGIALGEAFAEALGDKRGIRRYADRRVPLDEAVAGVVVDVSGRPYFEFSGEFSQDEVGELTSDMARHFAYSLAMNAGLTLHVEVDRGVNAHHEVEALFKALARALDDATRLDERRSDTPSTKGDL